From the genome of Cellvibrio japonicus Ueda107, one region includes:
- a CDS encoding type IV pilus modification PilV family protein, whose translation MAAINRANRHYRWQSGVTLIELIVFIVVVGIALVALIGVFNQAARANADPLIRMRALEATQSKLDEIIALKYDQGTPTGGIPACGTAGGQSCDNSPDPDMNDVDDFHNWSDSFDGYQRSVTVTAADNLKTITVSVRTPMGEVIRLSAQRANF comes from the coding sequence ATGGCAGCTATTAATCGAGCAAACAGACATTATCGCTGGCAATCAGGTGTTACCCTGATTGAATTGATTGTATTTATCGTCGTTGTGGGAATTGCCCTGGTTGCGCTGATTGGCGTGTTTAACCAGGCCGCACGTGCCAATGCCGATCCCCTGATTCGAATGCGTGCCCTGGAGGCCACCCAATCCAAACTCGATGAAATTATTGCCCTGAAATACGACCAGGGTACACCCACTGGAGGAATTCCTGCCTGCGGTACTGCAGGTGGACAGAGCTGTGACAATAGCCCCGATCCTGATATGAATGATGTCGATGATTTCCATAACTGGTCAGATAGCTTCGATGGCTATCAGCGCTCAGTAACGGTTACAGCGGCTGATAACCTCAAAACCATTACCGTTAGTGTTCGCACTCCTATGGGAGAGGTTATTCGCCTCAGTGCCCAGAGGGCAAATTTCTGA
- a CDS encoding type II secretion system protein, which produces MTKQSGFTLIELIAVIVILGILAATALPRFIDMSDAAEQATVDGIAGNMGSAMALNYAAAVATNAGVTGGTTHMPVTDCDDVGGVLVGGIPTGYTVGSVALTNLGDTAVCTVTQTASSRTANFQGFGAP; this is translated from the coding sequence ATGACGAAACAATCTGGTTTTACCCTGATCGAGCTGATTGCGGTTATTGTGATTCTGGGTATCTTGGCAGCTACTGCCCTGCCGCGATTTATTGATATGTCTGATGCAGCTGAACAGGCTACCGTCGATGGTATTGCCGGTAATATGGGCAGTGCGATGGCATTAAACTATGCTGCGGCAGTAGCTACTAATGCTGGTGTGACTGGCGGAACGACTCATATGCCAGTGACCGATTGCGATGATGTTGGTGGAGTTCTGGTTGGTGGAATTCCTACAGGTTATACGGTTGGATCAGTAGCACTAACCAATTTGGGTGATACTGCAGTATGTACAGTCACTCAAACAGCTTCAAGTCGTACTGCTAATTTTCAGGGATTTGGTGCACCTTGA
- a CDS encoding type II secretion system F family protein, with protein sequence MAIYDFKGRNSDGRLVTGQLDASTQDGAVNQLLGRGITPVSIEPHVEELTLSDRISRSLNAGRVSSVELIMFCRQMHTISRAGIPLVKGLRGLSASIRNYAFQQALNDIVERLEAGVELSSAMRAHPKIFNNMIVSMVSVGENAGRLDVVFKQLSEYLERDHSTLKSIKTALRYPSFVLIAMTVAIAVINIYVIPAFAGLFEKFGAQLPLPTRILITVSDFFVNYWMYILLVLVAAVAWCLHYIKTPEGSRVWGQKKLRLIIVGDIIERASLARYARSFGLMLNAGLPLSNALELSARAIDNPYLGDKIRAIRAGVERGEGLYQTHLVSGMFTPLVLQMIAVGEESGQVDALLAEVASFYESEVEYDVKQLSDRIEPIMIVMLAGFVTIIALGIFLPMWDMYAIQK encoded by the coding sequence ATGGCCATTTATGATTTTAAAGGTCGCAACAGCGATGGCCGGTTGGTTACCGGCCAGTTGGATGCCTCTACCCAGGATGGTGCTGTTAACCAATTGTTGGGGCGTGGTATTACCCCGGTCAGCATCGAGCCCCATGTTGAAGAGTTAACCCTGTCGGACCGGATTTCCCGCTCGCTCAATGCAGGGCGGGTTAGCAGTGTTGAACTGATTATGTTTTGCCGGCAGATGCACACCATTTCTCGCGCCGGTATACCCTTGGTAAAGGGGTTGCGCGGTCTGTCGGCCTCGATTCGCAACTACGCCTTCCAACAGGCATTAAATGACATAGTGGAACGTTTGGAGGCGGGTGTAGAATTGTCCAGTGCCATGCGCGCCCATCCCAAGATTTTTAATAATATGATAGTGAGTATGGTCAGTGTCGGTGAAAACGCCGGGCGACTCGATGTGGTATTCAAACAATTAAGTGAGTACCTTGAACGAGACCACTCCACTTTAAAAAGTATCAAAACAGCCCTGCGTTACCCATCCTTTGTACTGATTGCGATGACAGTAGCCATTGCGGTGATCAATATTTATGTGATTCCTGCATTTGCCGGTTTGTTTGAGAAATTTGGTGCGCAATTGCCCCTGCCAACACGCATCCTTATTACCGTATCCGATTTTTTTGTGAATTACTGGATGTATATTTTGCTTGTGCTGGTGGCTGCTGTGGCCTGGTGCCTGCACTACATCAAAACCCCGGAGGGCAGTCGTGTATGGGGCCAAAAAAAGCTTCGCCTGATTATTGTCGGCGATATTATTGAGCGCGCTTCCCTGGCGCGCTATGCCCGCTCTTTTGGATTGATGCTCAATGCCGGTTTACCCCTGTCCAATGCGTTGGAGTTAAGTGCGCGCGCCATCGATAACCCTTATCTGGGCGATAAAATTCGCGCTATTCGTGCGGGTGTTGAACGCGGGGAGGGGTTGTATCAAACCCATTTGGTCAGCGGCATGTTCACACCACTGGTATTGCAAATGATTGCCGTGGGCGAAGAAAGTGGGCAGGTGGATGCACTGTTGGCGGAAGTGGCCAGTTTTTATGAAAGTGAAGTGGAGTACGACGTTAAGCAGCTCAGTGACCGGATCGAGCCGATCATGATTGTGATGCTTGCGGGTTTTGTCACTATTATTGCGCTAGGTATATTTTTGCCGATGTGGGATATGTACGCTATTCAAAAATAA
- a CDS encoding GspE/PulE family protein, which produces MNTTLQKRIRIGDLLVEKQMISESQLQHALQEQKLTGRKLGATLVELGYVDENALLNLLSAQLNIPFVELKQFRFDRELVQRLPETSARRYRVILLREDFDGLLLGMADPTDIFCLDELQRVLQKNLKPAVVRESELLDVLDIAYTRASEIASLATELDEELQESAVDLADFISDATDSEAPVVKLLQKIFEEAIAAKSSDIHIEPDEKVLRIRNRIDGVLLEQVMNEKRIASALVVRLKLMAGLDISEKRLPQDGRFNLKVKQRNIDVRISTMPVQFGESVVMRLLDHTDGVLALDKVGMPPNLISRFRKVITRPHGLVLVTGPTGSGKTTTLYGALSELNSPEKKIITVEDPVEYRLPRISQVQLHEKIGLTFASVLRATLRQDPDILLVGEIRDAESAEIALRASMTGHMVLSTLHTNDAVSSAMRLMDIGVDGYLVAAALKAIIAQRLVRRICNSCIQPHTPDVQEQALLLAIGKGRDFSEVSFKRGAGCPHCHNTGYRGRLGVFEMLELTQPMAEALRVNDMNAFTQAAYNSPHFTTLSESALDYAAKGVTTLEEVMAISAQIDEL; this is translated from the coding sequence ATGAACACAACGCTTCAAAAACGCATTCGCATTGGTGATTTACTGGTCGAAAAACAAATGATCAGCGAGAGCCAGTTGCAACATGCCTTGCAAGAGCAAAAGCTGACCGGGCGTAAACTGGGGGCCACGCTGGTCGAGTTGGGTTATGTCGATGAAAACGCACTGCTCAACCTGCTGTCGGCGCAATTGAATATTCCCTTCGTCGAGTTAAAGCAATTTCGTTTTGATCGCGAACTGGTACAACGCCTGCCTGAAACCAGTGCACGCCGCTACCGGGTGATTCTGCTGCGCGAGGATTTTGACGGCCTGTTGCTGGGCATGGCTGACCCAACGGATATTTTTTGCCTGGACGAATTACAGCGTGTACTGCAGAAAAACCTTAAGCCGGCGGTCGTGCGGGAATCCGAACTGCTGGATGTTCTGGATATCGCCTATACCCGCGCCAGCGAAATTGCCAGCCTGGCGACAGAGCTGGATGAGGAACTGCAGGAATCCGCCGTAGACCTGGCAGATTTCATTAGCGATGCCACTGACAGTGAAGCCCCCGTGGTCAAGTTGCTGCAAAAGATTTTCGAGGAAGCCATTGCAGCAAAATCATCGGATATCCATATAGAGCCGGATGAAAAAGTATTGCGTATCCGCAATCGTATCGATGGTGTATTACTGGAACAGGTGATGAATGAAAAGCGTATCGCATCGGCGCTCGTTGTTCGTTTGAAATTGATGGCCGGCCTGGATATTTCGGAAAAACGACTGCCCCAGGATGGGCGCTTTAACCTCAAAGTCAAACAGCGCAATATCGATGTGCGTATTTCCACCATGCCCGTACAATTTGGTGAGTCCGTTGTGATGCGGTTACTGGATCATACCGATGGTGTGTTGGCCCTGGATAAGGTGGGTATGCCGCCCAACCTGATCAGCCGCTTTCGCAAGGTGATTACGCGCCCCCATGGATTGGTACTGGTTACCGGGCCTACAGGTAGTGGTAAAACCACCACCCTCTATGGGGCTTTGTCAGAACTGAATAGCCCTGAGAAAAAAATCATTACCGTTGAAGACCCAGTGGAATATCGCCTGCCTCGTATCAGTCAGGTGCAGCTGCATGAAAAAATCGGTCTGACCTTCGCCAGTGTATTGCGCGCGACCCTGCGCCAGGATCCGGATATTTTGCTGGTGGGGGAAATCCGCGATGCCGAGTCGGCAGAAATTGCCCTGCGCGCGTCAATGACCGGCCATATGGTGTTGTCAACCTTGCATACCAATGACGCCGTCAGTTCCGCCATGCGCCTGATGGATATAGGTGTGGACGGTTATCTGGTGGCTGCGGCGCTTAAAGCGATTATCGCGCAGCGACTGGTGCGGCGTATTTGCAATAGCTGTATCCAGCCGCACACCCCCGATGTTCAGGAACAGGCGTTATTGTTAGCGATAGGCAAGGGACGCGACTTTAGTGAGGTGAGTTTCAAGCGGGGTGCAGGTTGCCCGCATTGCCACAACACGGGTTATCGCGGTCGCCTGGGTGTGTTTGAGATGCTGGAGCTGACCCAGCCGATGGCGGAGGCATTGCGGGTGAACGATATGAATGCCTTTACACAGGCAGCTTATAACAGCCCTCATTTTACAACCCTGAGTGAGTCAGCGTTGGACTATGCTGCAAAGGGAGTCACAACCCTTGAGGAAGTCATGGCCATTTCGGCACAGATTGATGAACTTTGA
- a CDS encoding type II secretion system protein, with translation MADRNKGFTLIELIAVMVLLGTLSVVLFSRLGGINTAGVQGSRDDIIAAFSLAQQLAMARGGISLEIQENSVSVNQDNVPVNIGYYPLEMPNGIRLSSEQSGQPATVFVFDRLGKTQAGLVTVSGSGVSATITVESTGYAYGSY, from the coding sequence ATGGCTGATCGCAATAAGGGATTTACCCTCATTGAGTTGATTGCTGTCATGGTGTTACTGGGAACATTATCCGTTGTTTTGTTCTCTCGTCTTGGGGGCATTAACACTGCTGGGGTACAAGGAAGCCGCGATGACATCATCGCGGCTTTTTCATTGGCGCAACAACTGGCCATGGCCCGTGGTGGTATCAGCCTGGAAATCCAGGAAAACAGTGTCAGTGTGAATCAGGATAACGTCCCGGTTAATATCGGTTATTACCCTTTGGAAATGCCTAACGGAATTCGTTTGTCTTCCGAACAATCCGGACAACCTGCAACGGTCTTTGTGTTTGATCGGCTGGGTAAGACGCAGGCGGGGTTAGTGACGGTGAGTGGTTCGGGGGTGTCGGCCACCATAACGGTTGAGTCCACGGGCTATGCCTATGGCAGCTATTAA
- a CDS encoding PulJ/GspJ family protein has translation MASCTCGSRLRPLGSRGFTLIELIVVLVVLAILATTSAAFVVRVVDSYRSTQERALLVNTARSALERMTRQLRGALPYSVRIINDGACLQFMPIAGGGNYILPVPDQANGAPVLAVIGVSSHAIEFGSASFVSIGALSPVELYGANAGSRTGYGAGSSTTQLQLVPAKQWLRNSIRKRFYLLSNPQAFCLAGDELRFYEGLDVNDNVINVDQAHGLMAHGVSSGGAPFELKTGTENRNAGVVISLIFSRRGESLSFIQEAMIRNVP, from the coding sequence ATGGCTTCCTGCACGTGCGGCAGCAGATTGCGCCCGTTAGGTTCGCGCGGTTTTACATTAATTGAGTTGATTGTGGTGTTGGTTGTGCTGGCGATATTGGCAACCACCAGCGCGGCATTTGTAGTGCGTGTGGTGGATTCTTATCGCTCTACCCAGGAGCGGGCATTACTGGTGAATACTGCCCGGTCGGCACTGGAGCGTATGACTCGCCAGTTGCGTGGTGCCTTGCCTTATTCGGTGCGTATTATCAATGATGGCGCCTGCCTGCAATTTATGCCGATAGCGGGTGGGGGAAATTATATTTTACCGGTACCTGACCAGGCGAATGGGGCACCGGTATTAGCAGTGATAGGTGTCTCCTCACACGCGATTGAATTTGGCAGTGCCAGTTTTGTCAGTATTGGCGCCTTATCTCCAGTAGAACTCTATGGTGCTAATGCAGGTTCCCGAACGGGTTACGGCGCTGGCTCATCGACAACGCAATTACAACTGGTGCCTGCAAAACAGTGGTTGCGCAACTCGATTCGCAAGCGTTTTTATTTGTTGTCTAACCCCCAGGCTTTTTGCCTGGCGGGGGATGAGTTGCGCTTTTATGAAGGTCTTGATGTTAACGATAATGTTATCAATGTCGATCAGGCCCATGGATTAATGGCGCATGGTGTCAGTTCCGGCGGTGCACCCTTTGAGTTAAAGACAGGGACGGAAAACCGTAATGCCGGTGTTGTTATTTCATTGATATTTAGTCGACGCGGAGAATCCCTGTCCTTTATCCAGGAGGCGATGATCCGCAATGTTCCCTAA